In one Mesorhizobium australicum genomic region, the following are encoded:
- a CDS encoding ABC transporter ATP-binding protein: protein MLKQAINLASSTAEAVLSVRNLESYYGPIMAIRGVSLDVRQGQIVTVLGANGAGKTTLLKTISGVMNPEKGEIWYGGRNIAGEEPDRIVKAGIVHVPEGREVFPLLTVEENLRMGSYVRSDTAGIKADEEMVYGYFPILKERRRQAAGTMSGGQQQMLAIARGLMARPKLMLLDEPSLGLSPLLVKEIFTIIRRLNREQGVTMMLVEQNAKVALEVADYGYVMELGRMVMADDSARLLASKDIQEFYLGVQGETQRGQKRWKQKKTWR, encoded by the coding sequence ATGCTGAAGCAGGCGATCAACCTGGCGTCCTCCACGGCGGAAGCCGTGCTGTCGGTGCGCAACCTCGAAAGCTATTACGGGCCGATCATGGCGATCCGCGGCGTCAGCCTCGACGTGCGCCAGGGCCAGATCGTCACCGTGCTCGGCGCCAACGGCGCAGGTAAGACGACGCTGCTCAAGACCATCTCCGGCGTGATGAACCCCGAGAAGGGCGAGATCTGGTACGGCGGCCGCAACATCGCCGGTGAGGAGCCCGACCGTATCGTCAAGGCCGGCATCGTCCACGTGCCGGAGGGGCGCGAGGTGTTCCCGCTGCTGACCGTCGAGGAAAACCTGCGCATGGGCTCCTATGTCCGCAGCGACACGGCCGGCATCAAGGCCGACGAGGAGATGGTCTACGGCTATTTCCCGATCCTGAAGGAGCGTCGGCGGCAGGCGGCGGGCACGATGTCGGGCGGCCAGCAGCAGATGCTGGCCATCGCGCGCGGCCTGATGGCGCGGCCGAAGCTGATGCTGCTCGATGAACCCTCGCTCGGCCTCTCGCCGCTCCTGGTGAAGGAGATCTTCACCATCATCCGGCGGCTCAACCGCGAGCAGGGCGTCACCATGATGCTGGTCGAGCAGAACGCCAAGGTGGCGCTCGAGGTCGCCGACTACGGCTACGTCATGGAGCTCGGCCGCATGGTGATGGCCGACGATTCCGCGCGGCTGCTCGCCTCGAAGGACATCCAGGAGTTCTATCTCGGCGTCCAGGGCGAGACCCAGCGCGGCCAGAAGCGCTGGAAGCAGAAAAAGACATGGCGGTGA
- a CDS encoding branched-chain amino acid ABC transporter permease, translated as MRTVFKTSYDADINLFRHGAQAFWYLSLVALMLVLPFLLSDFALGEVTNVLIWAIAGMGLMLLVGQTGQASLGHAAFLAVGCYANVLLQDRLGLPFILSLPLAGVIAGLAGVALAIPTSKLHGIYLAIGTLAVSILVDDLIVIAEPLTGGINGLLAPTIDIFGIQFDRYATPVRFYGLILFVTILVVLAYRNILRTPLGRSLAAVRDSEISAQAMGVNVARTKAVAFGLSTAITGLAGALMGHFAGIFNNETFTIIISIQMLLMIVIGGLGSIHGAFFGAMVIALLPQAIAQMRDWVGSITGTAITIPGLETAVFGAILILFILFEPMGIYGRWLKIRTYFELFPFYRRDMFRRQRSYLKTERMR; from the coding sequence ATGCGCACCGTCTTCAAGACCAGCTACGACGCCGACATCAATCTCTTCCGCCATGGCGCGCAGGCCTTCTGGTATCTGTCGCTGGTGGCGCTGATGCTCGTGCTGCCCTTCCTCCTATCTGACTTCGCGCTGGGCGAGGTCACCAACGTGCTCATCTGGGCGATCGCCGGCATGGGGCTGATGCTTCTCGTCGGCCAGACCGGACAGGCCAGTCTCGGCCATGCGGCCTTCCTGGCCGTCGGCTGCTACGCCAATGTGCTTTTGCAGGACCGGCTCGGCCTGCCTTTCATCCTGTCGCTGCCGCTCGCGGGCGTCATCGCTGGGCTCGCCGGCGTGGCGCTGGCGATCCCGACGTCGAAGCTGCACGGCATCTACCTCGCAATCGGCACGCTCGCCGTGTCGATCCTGGTCGACGACCTGATCGTCATCGCCGAACCGCTCACCGGCGGCATCAATGGCCTGCTCGCGCCGACCATCGACATTTTTGGCATCCAGTTCGACCGCTATGCCACGCCGGTGCGGTTCTACGGGCTGATCCTGTTCGTCACGATCCTGGTGGTGCTTGCCTATCGCAACATCCTGCGCACGCCGCTCGGCCGTTCGCTCGCCGCGGTGCGCGACTCCGAGATCTCGGCGCAGGCGATGGGCGTCAACGTCGCGCGCACCAAGGCGGTCGCCTTCGGCCTGTCGACGGCGATCACCGGTCTCGCCGGCGCGCTGATGGGGCACTTCGCCGGCATCTTCAACAACGAGACCTTCACCATCATCATCTCGATCCAGATGCTGCTGATGATCGTCATCGGCGGCCTCGGCTCGATCCACGGCGCCTTCTTCGGCGCCATGGTCATCGCGCTGCTGCCGCAGGCGATCGCGCAGATGCGCGACTGGGTCGGCTCGATCACCGGAACAGCGATCACCATACCGGGGCTGGAGACGGCCGTGTTCGGCGCGATCCTGATCCTGTTCATCCTGTTCGAGCCGATGGGCATCTACGGCCGCTGGCTGAAGATACGCACCTATTTCGAGCTGTTCCCCTTCTACCGCCGCGACATGTTCCGCCGCCAGCGGAGCTACCTCAAGACGGAGCGCATGCGATGA
- a CDS encoding ABC transporter substrate-binding protein — protein sequence MKTALRTSILAAGLALGMSSAAFATQGVTDTEVVIGSNGDLSGIFAAFNVGAIKAAQVMFDEVNEKGGIHGRKIRFVVEDHGYQVPKAVQNFNKLINSDKVFAMILNLGTPHNIAGFPMMQAKQVANVGPLTAARQMLEGDITYKYAGFSSYYDQMRAGVRHLAKEKGAKNVCAMYLPTDFGLEVYEGTKDETEALGLTFAAETTHKPDEQDFVGTISKLRDAKCDIVATAVGVRQTIVAFGTAKKLGWTNVSFIGSSAGFNTAVAKVPEGVTEGYYAAAGWTDHEARMDNPEVKAWAENYKAKTGEPAGTAAILGYGAANTLIKALEAAGKDLTAESFQKGMESLEYTDVVSGDVPVKYGPNDHQGGDLIFISQIQGGKWVEIGRVDPTKSQ from the coding sequence ATGAAAACTGCACTCAGGACATCCATTCTCGCGGCGGGTCTCGCGCTCGGCATGAGCTCGGCCGCGTTCGCGACGCAGGGCGTCACCGACACCGAAGTCGTCATCGGATCGAACGGCGACCTGTCCGGCATCTTCGCCGCCTTCAATGTCGGCGCGATCAAGGCCGCGCAGGTCATGTTCGACGAGGTCAACGAGAAGGGCGGCATCCACGGCCGCAAGATCCGGTTCGTGGTGGAGGACCACGGCTACCAGGTGCCGAAGGCCGTGCAGAACTTCAACAAGCTGATCAACTCGGACAAGGTGTTCGCGATGATCCTCAATCTCGGCACGCCGCACAACATCGCCGGCTTCCCGATGATGCAAGCCAAGCAGGTGGCCAATGTCGGCCCGCTGACCGCCGCGCGCCAGATGCTCGAGGGCGACATCACCTACAAGTATGCGGGCTTCTCGTCCTACTACGACCAGATGCGCGCGGGCGTGCGCCACCTCGCCAAGGAAAAGGGCGCGAAGAACGTCTGCGCGATGTACCTGCCGACCGACTTCGGTCTTGAGGTCTACGAAGGCACGAAGGACGAGACCGAGGCGCTGGGCCTGACCTTCGCGGCGGAAACCACGCACAAGCCGGACGAGCAGGACTTCGTCGGCACGATCTCCAAGCTGCGCGACGCCAAGTGCGACATCGTCGCGACCGCGGTCGGCGTACGCCAGACGATCGTCGCCTTCGGCACCGCCAAGAAGCTCGGCTGGACGAATGTCTCCTTCATCGGCTCCTCGGCTGGCTTCAACACCGCCGTCGCCAAGGTGCCGGAAGGCGTGACCGAGGGCTACTACGCCGCCGCCGGCTGGACCGATCATGAGGCCCGCATGGACAATCCTGAGGTGAAGGCCTGGGCGGAGAACTACAAGGCCAAGACAGGCGAGCCGGCCGGAACCGCGGCCATCCTCGGCTACGGCGCCGCGAACACTCTGATCAAGGCTCTGGAGGCGGCAGGCAAGGACCTGACGGCGGAGAGCTTCCAGAAGGGCATGGAGAGCCTGGAATACACCGACGTGGTCTCCGGCGACGTTCCGGTCAAGTATGGCCCGAACGATCATCAGGGTGGCGACCTGATCTTCATCTCGCAGATCCAGGGCGGCAAGTGGGTCGAGATCGGCCGCGTCGATCCGACCAAGTCGCAGTGA
- a CDS encoding acyl-CoA dehydrogenase family protein, translating into MSEMNLGLTEKLKPIHARVAAMIRDEIIPLDEEFLAEVGKEGDRWSFTKRQSEILEGLKAKAKERGLWNFWLTNSDQGYGLTTVEYAYLAEEMGKAHIGAEVFNCSAPDTGNMEVLERYGASEHKEKWLKPLLEGKIRSAFLMTEPDVASSDATNISMRCERDGDHYVLNGEKWWSSGAGDPRCAIYIVMVRTANDGPKHAQHSMILVPADTAGVEKVRAMTIYGDDDAPHGHLHMRFTNVRVPASNLLLGEGRGFEIAQGRLGPGRIHHCMRAIGQAEMALETMCRRSMRREAFGQPLAKLGANYDIIAEARMEIEMARLLCLKAAWMMDQGDPKAAAPWISQIKVVAPRVALKIADEAVQLHGAAGVSQDTPLARTWKNLRTLRIVDGPDAVHRRQIARQELKKYTQEKV; encoded by the coding sequence ATGAGTGAGATGAACCTCGGATTGACCGAGAAGCTGAAGCCGATCCACGCGCGGGTGGCGGCGATGATCCGGGACGAGATCATTCCGCTCGACGAGGAGTTCCTCGCCGAGGTGGGCAAGGAGGGCGACCGCTGGTCGTTCACGAAGCGCCAGTCGGAGATCCTCGAAGGCCTCAAGGCGAAGGCCAAGGAGCGCGGCCTGTGGAACTTCTGGCTGACCAATTCCGACCAGGGCTACGGCCTGACGACCGTCGAATACGCCTATCTCGCCGAGGAGATGGGCAAGGCCCATATCGGCGCCGAGGTTTTCAACTGCTCGGCTCCTGACACCGGCAACATGGAGGTGCTGGAGCGATACGGCGCCAGCGAGCACAAGGAGAAGTGGCTGAAGCCGCTGCTCGAGGGCAAGATCCGCTCGGCCTTCCTGATGACCGAGCCGGACGTCGCCTCCTCCGACGCCACCAATATCTCGATGCGCTGCGAGCGCGACGGCGACCATTACGTGCTCAACGGCGAGAAGTGGTGGTCGTCGGGCGCGGGCGACCCGCGCTGCGCCATCTACATCGTCATGGTGCGCACCGCGAATGACGGCCCGAAGCATGCCCAGCACTCGATGATCCTCGTGCCTGCCGACACCGCCGGCGTCGAGAAGGTGCGGGCGATGACGATCTATGGCGACGACGACGCGCCGCACGGCCACCTGCACATGCGCTTCACCAATGTGCGCGTGCCGGCGTCGAACCTTTTGCTCGGCGAGGGCAGGGGCTTCGAGATCGCGCAGGGCCGCCTCGGCCCGGGCCGCATCCATCACTGCATGCGCGCGATCGGCCAGGCCGAGATGGCGCTGGAGACCATGTGCCGCCGCTCGATGCGCCGCGAGGCCTTCGGCCAGCCGCTCGCCAAGCTCGGCGCCAACTACGACATCATCGCCGAGGCGCGGATGGAGATCGAGATGGCCCGCCTGCTCTGCCTCAAGGCGGCATGGATGATGGACCAGGGCGACCCCAAGGCCGCGGCTCCCTGGATCAGCCAGATCAAGGTCGTCGCCCCGCGCGTCGCGCTCAAGATCGCCGACGAGGCGGTGCAGCTGCATGGCGCAGCCGGCGTCAGCCAGGACACGCCGCTGGCGCGCACCTGGAAGAACCTGCGCACGCTGCGCATCGTCGACGGGCCGGACGCCGTGCACCGCCGCCAGATCGCCCGGCAGGAACTGAAGAAATACACCCAGGAGAAGGTGTGA
- a CDS encoding NADPH:quinone oxidoreductase family protein translates to MKAVVAREYGPIENLDYADWPEPNATGRTVVIEAEAIGVNYPDGLLVQGLYQAKPPTPFVPGMEMAGRVSAVGEAVTKFKVGDRVVSFTPLGAYAEKIGVDESVVIKLPDNVSGADACALICGYGTSHHALKQRAQIKPGETLVVLGAAGTTGLAAIQIGKIMGAKVIAVASTPEKREVAKAAGADITLGYENLRETLKEATGGKGVDVGYDPVGGDMFDVLARSMAWNGRLLVIGFTSGKIPQFPVNLALVKGFSVVGVFWGTFTAKEPEAHEENMHELIDWLVAGKLKPVIEGIYPLAEAKDVLRRIHDRAVAGKLILKP, encoded by the coding sequence ATGAAGGCTGTCGTCGCACGCGAATACGGACCGATCGAAAACCTCGACTACGCGGACTGGCCGGAGCCCAACGCGACCGGCCGCACCGTCGTCATCGAGGCCGAGGCGATCGGCGTGAACTATCCGGACGGCCTGCTGGTGCAGGGCCTCTATCAGGCCAAGCCGCCGACGCCGTTCGTCCCCGGCATGGAGATGGCCGGCCGGGTGTCGGCCGTCGGCGAGGCGGTGACGAAGTTCAAGGTCGGCGACCGCGTCGTCTCCTTCACGCCGCTCGGTGCCTATGCCGAGAAAATCGGCGTCGACGAGTCCGTCGTCATCAAGCTGCCGGACAACGTCTCCGGTGCGGATGCCTGCGCGCTGATCTGCGGCTACGGCACCTCGCACCACGCGCTGAAGCAACGGGCGCAGATCAAGCCTGGCGAGACGCTTGTCGTGCTTGGCGCTGCCGGCACCACCGGCCTCGCGGCGATCCAGATCGGCAAGATCATGGGCGCCAAGGTGATCGCGGTCGCCTCGACGCCCGAGAAGCGCGAAGTCGCGAAGGCGGCGGGCGCCGACATCACGCTCGGCTACGAGAATCTCCGGGAGACGCTGAAGGAAGCCACCGGCGGCAAGGGCGTCGACGTCGGCTACGATCCCGTCGGCGGCGATATGTTTGACGTCCTGGCACGCTCTATGGCCTGGAACGGCCGCCTGCTCGTCATCGGCTTCACCTCCGGCAAGATCCCGCAATTCCCGGTCAACCTCGCGCTGGTGAAGGGCTTCAGCGTCGTCGGCGTGTTCTGGGGCACGTTCACCGCGAAAGAGCCCGAGGCGCATGAGGAGAACATGCATGAGCTGATCGACTGGCTGGTGGCGGGAAAGCTCAAGCCGGTGATCGAAGGCATCTACCCGCTGGCAGAGGCCAAGGATGTGCTCAGGCGCATCCACGACCGCGCCGTCGCGGGCAAGCTGATCCTCAAGCCGTAG
- a CDS encoding alcohol dehydrogenase catalytic domain-containing protein, with protein sequence MTLPATMRALLLNDDGYTARPSGSMLEAMEPYVTPGTIAVPTPKASQVLVKVALASINPSDVMFIKGMYGQPRAKGQPAGFEGVGEVVAAGEDAGAQKLVGKRVAFATGISNWGAWAEYAVAEAAACLPLIDGVKDADGAAMIVNPLTAIAMFDIVRQEGEKAFILTAAASQLCKLIMGIARDEGYRPIAIVRRDDQIPLLEKAGAAIVLNAEAPDFKQRLAEACKVEKPRILLDAVTGPLAATIFNAMPRRARWIVYGRLDQTETPIQEPGQLIFMHKKIEGFWLTEWMRSTDPQRRGAAVMEAQKRFADGRWSTDVTAIVPFADAMKRVPEELAKPNGKVFIAP encoded by the coding sequence ATGACGCTCCCCGCCACCATGCGCGCGCTGCTGCTCAACGACGATGGCTACACGGCCCGTCCGTCGGGAAGCATGTTGGAGGCGATGGAGCCCTATGTGACGCCCGGCACGATCGCCGTCCCTACGCCGAAGGCCAGCCAGGTGCTCGTCAAGGTCGCGCTGGCCTCGATCAATCCATCGGACGTCATGTTCATCAAGGGTATGTACGGCCAGCCTCGGGCAAAGGGGCAGCCGGCGGGCTTCGAGGGCGTCGGCGAGGTGGTCGCGGCGGGCGAAGACGCAGGCGCGCAGAAGCTGGTCGGCAAGCGGGTGGCCTTTGCCACGGGCATCTCCAACTGGGGCGCCTGGGCGGAATATGCCGTTGCCGAAGCGGCGGCCTGCCTGCCGCTGATCGACGGCGTCAAGGATGCCGACGGCGCGGCGATGATCGTCAATCCGCTGACGGCGATCGCCATGTTTGACATCGTCAGGCAGGAGGGCGAGAAGGCCTTCATCCTGACCGCCGCCGCCAGCCAGCTCTGCAAGCTGATCATGGGGATCGCGCGCGACGAAGGGTATCGCCCAATTGCCATCGTGCGCCGCGACGACCAGATTCCGCTTTTGGAAAAGGCAGGGGCGGCGATCGTGCTGAACGCCGAAGCGCCTGATTTCAAGCAGCGATTGGCGGAGGCCTGCAAGGTCGAAAAGCCGCGCATCCTGCTCGATGCCGTGACGGGGCCGCTGGCGGCGACGATTTTCAATGCGATGCCGCGACGCGCGCGGTGGATCGTCTACGGACGGCTCGACCAGACCGAGACGCCGATCCAGGAGCCCGGACAGCTCATCTTCATGCACAAGAAGATCGAGGGATTCTGGCTGACGGAGTGGATGCGATCCACCGATCCGCAGCGCAGGGGCGCTGCCGTGATGGAGGCGCAGAAGCGCTTCGCCGATGGGCGGTGGTCGACCGATGTGACCGCGATCGTTCCGTTCGCGGACGCAATGAAAAGGGTGCCTGAAGAACTGGCCAAGCCAAATGGAAAGGTCTTCATCGCACCATAA
- a CDS encoding branched-chain amino acid ABC transporter permease has translation MDVLQLFVSGLANGCVYGLIALGFVLIYKATEAVNFAQGDFMMLGAFITLGLTNDQFWGLPFWLSVPIAIAAMGLFGYLIEMIVLRRMFGQSQVSIVILTIAMGFVLRFAAGLIWGNEPIALESPIAGKDVRFGGLVLGLDEIVVITVTIISTILLYFFFNVTKLGVAMQAASQNQLAAYYMGIPVKRVHSLIWALAGMVAAVAGILFASKGSIDPSIGLLGIKAFAAAVIGGFGSLPGALLGGIIVGLIEPFASYYIAAGYSQIMPYLLLFVILVFRPHGILAQIHRKKV, from the coding sequence TTGGACGTATTGCAGCTCTTTGTGAGCGGCCTTGCGAACGGCTGTGTTTACGGCCTCATCGCGCTCGGCTTCGTGCTCATCTACAAGGCCACCGAGGCCGTCAATTTCGCCCAGGGCGACTTCATGATGCTCGGGGCGTTCATCACGCTCGGGCTCACCAACGACCAGTTCTGGGGCCTGCCGTTCTGGCTCTCGGTGCCAATCGCCATCGCGGCGATGGGCCTGTTCGGCTACCTGATCGAGATGATCGTGCTGCGCCGCATGTTCGGCCAGTCCCAGGTCTCGATCGTCATCCTCACCATCGCCATGGGCTTCGTGCTGCGCTTCGCGGCCGGGCTGATCTGGGGCAACGAGCCGATCGCGCTGGAATCGCCCATCGCCGGCAAGGACGTGCGGTTCGGCGGCCTCGTGCTCGGCCTGGACGAGATCGTGGTGATCACGGTGACGATCATCTCGACGATCCTGCTCTACTTCTTCTTCAACGTCACCAAGCTCGGCGTCGCCATGCAGGCGGCGTCGCAGAACCAGCTCGCGGCCTACTATATGGGCATCCCGGTCAAGCGCGTGCATTCGCTGATCTGGGCGCTGGCCGGCATGGTGGCGGCGGTCGCCGGCATCCTCTTCGCCTCGAAGGGATCGATCGACCCGTCGATCGGACTGCTTGGCATCAAGGCCTTCGCGGCGGCGGTCATCGGCGGCTTCGGCTCGCTTCCCGGCGCATTGCTCGGCGGCATCATCGTCGGGCTGATCGAGCCCTTCGCCTCCTACTACATCGCCGCCGGCTACTCCCAGATCATGCCCTATCTACTCTTGTTCGTGATCCTGGTGTTCAGGCCGCACGGCATCCTGGCCCAGATCCACCGGAAGAAGGTGTAA
- a CDS encoding TetR/AcrR family transcriptional regulator, translated as MVLAEVGVGEPVTERARVEILDAAAACFMERGYAATSIDDVARRLRATKGRIYHHFSSKADLFAQIFRTGMDMNFAAIEPLRSLDEPAIAIWTKMAHTHVRQMIVTRAYQRVVWEGVEMHLRGATTPEQRSQLNELVEYRSQYSSVFRLQMARARDQGDMHFADLSIANQMMFMALNSPIFWYKPRPRESAQDIDNIVDQVVAFARGGLGGKDRERP; from the coding sequence ATGGTTCTGGCGGAAGTTGGCGTCGGCGAGCCGGTTACCGAAAGGGCACGCGTCGAGATTCTCGACGCGGCCGCCGCGTGCTTCATGGAGCGCGGCTACGCGGCGACGTCCATCGATGACGTGGCGCGCCGGCTGCGGGCGACCAAGGGCCGAATCTACCACCATTTCTCGTCCAAGGCCGATCTCTTCGCGCAGATCTTCCGAACCGGCATGGATATGAATTTCGCCGCGATCGAGCCTTTGCGGTCGCTCGACGAGCCGGCGATCGCTATCTGGACGAAGATGGCGCACACGCATGTGCGCCAGATGATCGTGACCCGGGCGTATCAGCGCGTGGTCTGGGAGGGTGTGGAGATGCATCTGCGCGGCGCGACCACGCCAGAGCAGCGCAGCCAGCTGAACGAGCTGGTCGAGTATCGGTCCCAGTACAGCAGCGTTTTCCGGCTGCAGATGGCGAGGGCGCGCGACCAGGGCGACATGCACTTCGCCGATCTCAGCATCGCCAACCAGATGATGTTCATGGCGCTCAATTCGCCGATCTTCTGGTACAAGCCGCGTCCCCGCGAGAGCGCGCAGGACATCGACAATATCGTTGACCAGGTCGTGGCGTTCGCGCGCGGCGGGTTGGGTGGAAAAGATAGGGAAAGACCATGA
- a CDS encoding AMP-dependent synthetase/ligase — MTIAGKIPAQRTLNGHSFNEDLTKGPYYFDGCDTLPKLFRESCKRWGEKIAHREKDYGIWLAYSWTEFYDNARLIGLGLLSLGLRRGEVVSILSEDNKEWLYTDLGVQSVGGVASGVYTTDSAAQLKYLVNDSDSRFLFVENDEQLDKYLSVRDEMPGLAWVIVYDRDGLHGFSDDRVIFLDDLYRIGREFLKQNPNRFEEEIANSSAKDTAILVYTSGTTGPPKGAMISHENIIVSIIGAAITLPVTTSDEQVCFLPLCHILERLITAFIPIGMGSTVNFAESPETVFDNVREVSPHVFTAVPRVWEKVYSRITIMSNEATRLGKVAYKMAVATGMKRQLLIEEGRAVPLGTRLAYAFWDFAVLKNLRRMIGLERLRRGTTGAAPISPDLLRWYRAIGVTVLEGYGMTESSGVISVNVIEDYKTGSIGKVVPGGEVAIGPDGEILYRGANVFKGYWNKPEKTAETVTPDGWLKTGDVGRIDNGGFLTITGRAKDIIITAGGKNITPAEIENRLKFSPYISDAVVIGDRRKFLSCLVMIDQENVEKFAQDNRVPFSDFRSLCAAQEVRDLIAGVIEDTNREFARVEQIKDFRLIDVLLTAEDEELTATMKLKRSFVEKKHKKLIDEMYGKDAA, encoded by the coding sequence ATGACGATTGCCGGCAAGATCCCCGCCCAGCGGACGTTGAACGGACACTCCTTCAACGAGGACCTGACGAAGGGACCGTATTACTTCGACGGCTGCGATACGCTGCCGAAGCTGTTCCGCGAGAGCTGCAAGCGCTGGGGCGAGAAGATCGCGCACCGCGAGAAGGACTACGGCATCTGGCTCGCCTATTCGTGGACCGAGTTCTACGATAATGCGCGCCTGATCGGGCTCGGGCTGCTGTCGCTCGGCCTGCGGCGCGGCGAGGTGGTGTCGATCCTGTCGGAAGACAACAAGGAATGGCTCTACACCGACCTCGGCGTCCAGAGCGTCGGCGGCGTCGCGTCCGGCGTCTACACCACCGATTCCGCCGCCCAGCTCAAATATCTGGTCAATGATTCCGACAGCCGCTTCCTGTTCGTCGAAAACGACGAGCAACTCGACAAATACCTGTCGGTGCGCGACGAGATGCCGGGGCTGGCCTGGGTGATCGTCTACGACCGCGACGGGCTGCACGGCTTTTCCGACGACCGGGTGATCTTCCTCGACGACCTCTACCGGATCGGCCGCGAGTTCCTGAAGCAGAATCCGAACCGCTTCGAGGAGGAGATCGCGAATTCCTCGGCCAAAGACACCGCCATCCTGGTCTACACGTCCGGCACGACCGGCCCGCCCAAGGGCGCGATGATCAGCCATGAGAACATCATCGTCTCGATCATCGGCGCGGCGATCACCCTGCCGGTCACGACAAGCGACGAGCAGGTCTGTTTCCTGCCGCTCTGCCACATCCTGGAGCGGCTCATCACAGCTTTCATCCCGATCGGCATGGGCTCGACGGTGAACTTCGCCGAAAGCCCCGAGACGGTGTTCGACAATGTCCGTGAGGTCTCGCCGCACGTCTTCACCGCCGTGCCGCGCGTCTGGGAAAAGGTCTATTCGCGCATCACCATCATGTCGAACGAGGCGACCCGGCTCGGCAAGGTCGCCTACAAAATGGCGGTCGCCACCGGCATGAAGCGTCAACTGCTGATCGAGGAGGGCAGGGCGGTGCCGCTCGGCACACGGCTCGCCTACGCCTTCTGGGATTTCGCGGTGCTGAAGAACCTCAGGCGGATGATCGGGCTGGAGCGGCTGCGCCGCGGCACGACGGGTGCCGCCCCGATCTCTCCCGACCTGCTGCGCTGGTACCGCGCCATCGGCGTCACCGTGCTCGAAGGCTACGGCATGACCGAAAGCTCCGGCGTCATCTCGGTCAACGTGATCGAGGACTACAAGACCGGCAGCATCGGCAAGGTGGTGCCGGGCGGCGAGGTCGCGATCGGGCCGGACGGCGAGATCCTCTATCGCGGCGCCAACGTCTTCAAGGGCTACTGGAACAAGCCGGAGAAGACGGCCGAGACAGTCACGCCGGACGGATGGCTCAAGACCGGCGACGTCGGCCGCATCGACAACGGGGGCTTCCTCACCATCACCGGCCGGGCCAAGGACATCATCATCACCGCCGGCGGCAAGAACATCACGCCGGCCGAGATCGAGAACCGGCTCAAGTTCAGCCCCTACATCTCCGACGCCGTGGTGATCGGCGACAGGCGTAAGTTCCTGTCCTGCCTGGTGATGATCGACCAGGAGAACGTCGAGAAGTTCGCGCAGGACAACAGGGTGCCGTTCTCCGACTTCCGCTCGCTATGCGCCGCGCAGGAGGTGCGCGATCTGATCGCGGGCGTGATCGAGGACACCAACCGCGAGTTCGCCCGCGTGGAGCAAATCAAGGATTTCCGCTTGATCGATGTGCTGTTGACCGCAGAAGATGAGGAACTGACAGCCACGATGAAGCTGAAACGCAGCTTCGTTGAAAAGAAACACAAGAAGCTGATCGACGAGATGTACGGCAAGGACGCCGCATGA
- a CDS encoding ABC transporter ATP-binding protein, with amino-acid sequence MSLLEVENVTLKFGGVTAVNDVSFSVEEGEVFALVGPNGAGKSTLFNLVSRFYDPVAGDIRFAGESILKKAPHEIAGLGIARTFQNIELFDQATVLQNLLVGRHRHRRGNVFNEILFTPFVRKEERRHREAVEKVIDFLDLQPYREKYIAGLPYGVRKVVEMGRALAIEPRLLLLDEPASGLSVEETQDVAFWIEDIKTQMGITVLMVEHDMHLVASVSDRVMALADGKTLAIGSAQEVQNHPKVIEAYIGVADENERVVA; translated from the coding sequence ATGAGCCTGCTGGAAGTCGAAAACGTCACCCTCAAGTTCGGCGGCGTCACCGCGGTGAACGACGTCTCCTTCTCGGTCGAGGAGGGCGAAGTGTTCGCCCTTGTCGGACCGAACGGCGCCGGCAAGTCGACGCTCTTCAACCTCGTCTCGCGCTTCTACGACCCGGTCGCGGGCGACATCCGCTTCGCGGGCGAGTCGATCCTGAAAAAGGCGCCGCACGAGATTGCCGGGCTCGGCATCGCGCGCACCTTCCAAAACATCGAACTGTTCGACCAGGCGACCGTGCTGCAGAATCTTCTGGTCGGCCGCCATCGTCACCGGCGCGGCAACGTGTTCAACGAGATCCTGTTCACCCCCTTCGTCCGCAAGGAGGAGCGGCGGCATCGCGAGGCGGTCGAGAAGGTGATCGATTTCCTCGACCTGCAGCCTTATCGCGAGAAGTATATCGCCGGCCTGCCCTACGGCGTGCGCAAGGTGGTGGAGATGGGCCGGGCGCTGGCGATCGAGCCGCGCCTGCTGCTGCTCGACGAGCCGGCGTCCGGCCTGTCGGTCGAGGAGACGCAGGATGTCGCCTTCTGGATCGAGGACATCAAGACCCAGATGGGCATCACCGTGCTGATGGTGGAGCACGACATGCATCTCGTCGCCTCCGTCTCAGACCGCGTCATGGCGCTCGCCGACGGCAAGACGCTGGCGATCGGCTCGGCGCAGGAGGTTCAGAACCATCCAAAGGTGATCGAGGCCTATATCGGCGTCGCCGACGAGAACGAAAGGGTGGTCGCGTGA